A window of the Synechococcus sp. LTW-R genome harbors these coding sequences:
- a CDS encoding carbohydrate porin, whose translation MIPRGLATGSLGCLLGLLLGAGAWAGEVDTPSAEASADQSFSLQQALKLPDWLRVSISYTAEPMANPIGGSAQTSAWIQDTALDLQVGAGLGKASTDWVELDHWSLNLNVNHVAGDNSYAGRIGAFLTPQTLAYPAGFYPTELSLERDAGTGWLGVRAGVIPINSDFDGTLMTAPILDSYVHSALNNTYNIYAGNIPITPFSALAARLDLHPHETLAVYYGWFDLKTAIPVITSLGAPVNLTPTKVGDAHILQLNYTPKGSVAATPTLPAALLSVGGFTTDFQGEGVYGSATWKSGLRLGLDDRVWISAAYSPDFSLNQAPSFIGGGVVIQGIVPNRPQDLLILGGSHAGLSASAPPAYPNRPYEGVLELGYRLQLNPNLNLQPTLQWIFDPSGREQPTPGILTTSVQISLSL comes from the coding sequence CTGGGACTGCTGCTTGGGGCGGGCGCCTGGGCAGGCGAAGTCGACACGCCCAGCGCGGAAGCCTCGGCAGATCAGTCCTTCAGCCTGCAGCAGGCACTGAAGCTGCCGGATTGGCTGCGCGTCTCGATCAGTTACACCGCCGAGCCCATGGCCAACCCCATCGGCGGGTCGGCGCAGACATCGGCCTGGATCCAAGACACCGCACTTGATCTCCAGGTCGGAGCTGGCCTGGGCAAGGCCTCCACGGACTGGGTCGAGCTGGACCACTGGAGCCTGAACCTCAACGTCAACCACGTCGCCGGCGATAACAGCTACGCCGGCCGGATTGGCGCCTTTCTCACCCCACAAACCCTGGCCTACCCCGCCGGGTTCTACCCAACGGAACTTTCGCTGGAGCGTGACGCAGGAACCGGCTGGCTTGGAGTACGCGCTGGTGTCATCCCGATCAATAGCGATTTCGACGGGACCTTAATGACGGCCCCGATCCTCGATAGCTATGTGCACTCGGCGCTGAACAACACCTACAACATCTATGCGGGGAACATTCCGATTACGCCCTTCTCTGCCCTCGCGGCACGGCTGGATCTGCATCCCCACGAGACCCTCGCCGTCTACTACGGCTGGTTTGACCTGAAAACAGCGATCCCTGTGATCACCTCCCTGGGGGCGCCGGTGAACCTCACACCCACCAAGGTCGGCGATGCCCACATCCTGCAGCTGAACTACACGCCAAAGGGTTCCGTTGCCGCCACCCCCACCTTGCCTGCTGCGCTGTTGTCGGTGGGGGGCTTCACCACGGACTTCCAGGGCGAAGGCGTCTATGGAAGCGCGACGTGGAAGAGCGGATTACGCCTGGGACTCGATGATCGGGTCTGGATCAGCGCGGCCTACTCGCCGGACTTCAGCCTGAACCAGGCCCCCAGCTTCATCGGCGGTGGCGTGGTGATCCAAGGCATCGTCCCCAACCGCCCACAGGACCTGCTGATCCTGGGGGGCAGCCACGCCGGCCTGAGCGCCAGTGCACCACCGGCCTATCCCAACCGCCCCTATGAGGGCGTCCTGGAACTGGGCTACCGGCTGCAGCTCAATCCCAACCTGAATCTGCAACCCACCCTGCAGTGGATCTTCGATCCAAGCGGGCGCGAGCAACCCACCCCAGGGATCCTGACCACCAGCGTCCAGATCAGTCTGAGCTTGTGA
- a CDS encoding DUF2252 domain-containing protein: protein MSSSNPGWEDLALWQPLIDRLDPIERIEEQNSTRLPWLIPERHRRMAESPFAWFRGTAAQMAADLAPLPRSAHRVQLCGDAHLLNFGFYASPERSLVFDINDFDETSPGPFEWDVKRLLVSVVLVARQWQLDGEEQARLARKVAGAYRKAMAEYAELPTLKLWNCLLHVERFVEALPQTAFRSHLEAAVANALRRSGRHAIQKHCEFLPDGTAQIRHQPPLIWRHALLDPRLLWTSEPDLDPASIPSHSKAIAFLLAGYRESLPPHRRHQLQDFALIDTALKAVGVGSVGTRCAIGLMKGPHPEDWLLLQSKQALPSCVNQQLGGGSGHDGQRIVEGQRLIQCVSDPFLGWTSTPKGIPMVWRQLRDWKASVSLEAMKPSSLKAYAKLCASVLARAHARSGQRQALHGALGDDKAFDRAMASFAVAYSDQVEEDHRALLQAMASGRLTSSD from the coding sequence GTGAGCTCGAGCAATCCTGGATGGGAGGACCTGGCGCTCTGGCAACCGCTGATCGATCGGCTGGACCCGATCGAGCGGATTGAGGAGCAGAACAGCACCCGCCTGCCCTGGTTGATCCCGGAGCGCCATCGGCGCATGGCCGAGAGCCCCTTTGCTTGGTTTCGAGGGACGGCCGCCCAGATGGCGGCAGACCTGGCTCCGCTGCCCCGCAGTGCCCACCGGGTCCAACTCTGCGGCGATGCCCACCTGCTGAACTTCGGCTTCTATGCCTCCCCCGAGCGCAGCTTGGTCTTCGACATCAACGACTTTGATGAGACGTCTCCTGGACCGTTTGAGTGGGATGTCAAACGTCTCCTCGTCAGTGTCGTCTTGGTGGCGCGGCAATGGCAGCTCGATGGCGAGGAGCAAGCCCGCTTGGCCCGCAAGGTGGCGGGGGCCTACCGCAAGGCGATGGCGGAGTACGCCGAGCTCCCCACATTGAAGCTCTGGAACTGTCTGCTGCATGTCGAGCGCTTTGTTGAGGCCCTCCCGCAGACGGCCTTTCGCTCCCACCTCGAGGCGGCCGTCGCCAATGCCCTGCGGCGCTCCGGCCGCCACGCCATCCAGAAACACTGTGAGTTTCTGCCGGATGGGACCGCGCAGATCCGCCATCAGCCCCCGCTGATTTGGCGCCATGCCCTGCTGGATCCCCGACTGCTCTGGACCTCAGAACCGGACTTGGACCCGGCCTCCATTCCAAGCCACAGCAAAGCGATCGCCTTCCTTCTGGCGGGCTATCGCGAGAGCCTGCCGCCCCATCGCCGCCATCAACTGCAGGACTTCGCCTTGATCGACACCGCCCTGAAGGCCGTCGGTGTCGGTTCCGTGGGGACCCGCTGTGCGATTGGTTTGATGAAGGGGCCGCACCCCGAGGATTGGCTGCTGCTGCAAAGCAAGCAGGCTCTCCCCTCCTGCGTCAACCAGCAGTTGGGAGGCGGCTCAGGGCATGACGGTCAGCGGATTGTTGAAGGTCAGCGCCTGATTCAGTGCGTCTCGGATCCCTTTCTGGGCTGGACATCAACGCCGAAGGGGATCCCGATGGTTTGGCGGCAGCTCCGGGATTGGAAAGCGTCGGTGTCCCTGGAGGCGATGAAGCCCTCCTCCTTGAAGGCCTACGCCAAGCTCTGCGCGTCGGTCCTCGCCCGGGCCCACGCCAGAAGCGGACAGCGCCAAGCGCTCCATGGGGCCCTGGGGGATGACAAAGCGTTTGATCGGGCCATGGCCAGCTTTGCCGTGGCCTACAGCGATCAGGTGGAAGAGGACCACCGCGCCCTGCTGCAGGCGATGGCCTCAGGTCGTCTCACAAGCTCAGACTGA
- a CDS encoding peptide ligase PGM1-related protein: protein MALSFRELQAQLQPGWGCEHSGKSGQFDVLVVPSLTMDKALMALVTGAHHYEERQLFSLIRLRDPGVRAIYVTSKLLPELVVDAVLELLPGVPTSHARRRLQLFDTDDASNRPLTEKLLERPALLARIKEQLRPGRSFISCFVVTELEKRLSEALQIPLLGTDPAHGHWGSKAGSRELFARCAVPHPQGSDLVHNLDDLSEVTATLWEEHPELKRCVVKLNEGISGEGNAALDLLPLDLDACSAAGRRQRLRQELERLPMPAQGWLTLLAEQGALVEAWLEGGDQLSSPSVQGTIHPGGRVEVLSTHEQILGGANGQTYQGCRFPADQAYRLALMRHGQAVGEALAAEGALERYAVDFIARLIDGQWDLQAIEVNLRQGGTTHPYMALRAITTGKLHPESGEFLSPTGQALHYMATDNLTHPNLRGLLPADLIDIVAEADLHYDPARLRGSVFHLLGCLSEYGKLGMTCVGRSAEEAEQVYAATAGQLIQQATSVQGGA from the coding sequence ATGGCCCTCTCGTTTCGGGAACTCCAAGCGCAACTGCAGCCGGGCTGGGGCTGTGAGCACAGCGGCAAGAGCGGTCAATTCGATGTGCTCGTGGTGCCCTCCCTGACGATGGACAAGGCCCTGATGGCCTTGGTCACCGGAGCGCACCACTACGAGGAACGGCAGCTCTTCTCCTTGATTCGGCTCCGGGACCCCGGGGTGCGGGCGATCTACGTCACGAGCAAGTTGCTGCCGGAGCTCGTCGTCGATGCGGTGCTGGAACTCCTGCCCGGTGTCCCCACCTCCCATGCCCGCCGGCGGCTGCAGCTCTTTGACACCGATGACGCCTCCAACCGTCCCCTGACCGAAAAGCTGCTGGAGCGCCCCGCCCTGCTGGCCCGGATCAAGGAGCAATTGCGCCCAGGCCGCAGCTTCATCAGCTGCTTCGTGGTGACCGAGCTGGAAAAACGCCTCTCGGAAGCCCTGCAGATTCCCCTGCTGGGCACCGACCCCGCCCATGGCCACTGGGGCAGCAAGGCCGGCAGCCGTGAGCTCTTTGCCCGTTGCGCCGTGCCCCATCCGCAGGGGAGCGATCTGGTGCACAACCTCGACGACCTGAGCGAGGTCACGGCCACGCTCTGGGAGGAGCACCCCGAGCTCAAGCGCTGTGTGGTCAAGCTCAACGAGGGGATCAGCGGTGAGGGCAACGCCGCCCTCGATCTCCTGCCGCTGGACCTCGACGCGTGCTCGGCGGCCGGCCGGCGCCAGCGGCTGCGCCAGGAACTGGAGCGCCTACCGATGCCCGCCCAAGGCTGGCTCACCCTGCTGGCGGAGCAGGGGGCGTTGGTGGAGGCCTGGCTGGAGGGGGGCGATCAACTCAGCTCCCCGAGCGTGCAAGGAACGATTCACCCCGGGGGGCGCGTCGAGGTGCTCTCCACCCACGAACAGATCCTGGGGGGAGCCAACGGCCAGACCTACCAGGGCTGCCGCTTCCCCGCAGATCAGGCCTATCGCCTCGCCTTGATGCGCCATGGCCAAGCGGTCGGCGAAGCCCTCGCCGCCGAAGGGGCCCTGGAGCGCTACGCGGTCGATTTCATCGCCCGCCTGATCGATGGGCAGTGGGACCTGCAGGCGATCGAGGTCAACCTGCGGCAAGGAGGCACCACCCATCCCTACATGGCCCTGCGGGCGATCACCACGGGCAAGCTCCATCCGGAGTCCGGGGAATTTCTCTCTCCCACCGGCCAGGCCTTGCACTACATGGCCACCGACAACCTGACCCATCCCAACCTGCGGGGATTGCTGCCGGCGGACCTGATCGACATCGTCGCGGAAGCGGATCTGCACTACGACCCCGCCCGCCTCAGGGGCAGCGTCTTCCACCTCCTCGGCTGCCTCTCGGAGTACGGCAAGTTGGGCATGACCTGCGTGGGCCGCAGCGCCGAGGAGGCGGAGCAGGTCTACGCGGCGACCGCCGGTCAGCTCATCCAGCAGGCCACCAGCGTTCAGGGCGGGGCCTAG
- a CDS encoding universal stress protein produces MFRHFLVPTDGSELSQLAVDQALEMASEIGAKVTFFHVQPSFYGRPDVALYGEGLVLDPLLSEQFNKANAEYAESVLAQAKAKASAKGVSAAGATSVNAVIYEAILEAASENGCDLIFMASHGRRGLAGLVLGSETQRVLTHADLPVLVYPGRGQD; encoded by the coding sequence ATGTTTCGTCATTTCCTGGTGCCCACGGACGGCTCGGAGCTCTCCCAGTTGGCGGTGGATCAGGCGCTGGAGATGGCTAGTGAAATCGGCGCCAAGGTCACCTTCTTCCACGTGCAACCCAGCTTCTATGGGCGCCCCGATGTGGCCCTCTATGGCGAAGGGTTGGTGCTCGATCCGCTCTTGAGCGAGCAGTTCAACAAGGCCAACGCGGAGTACGCCGAATCGGTCTTGGCGCAGGCCAAGGCCAAGGCCAGCGCCAAGGGGGTCTCGGCCGCTGGTGCCACCTCGGTCAATGCCGTGATCTACGAGGCGATCCTGGAGGCGGCCAGTGAGAACGGCTGCGATCTGATCTTCATGGCCTCCCATGGCCGCCGCGGGTTGGCGGGTCTGGTTCTGGGGAGTGAAACCCAACGGGTGCTCACCCACGCCGATCTGCCGGTGCTGGTCTACCCCGGCCGCGGCCAGGACTAG
- a CDS encoding ParB-like protein: MALRLPPFHPLPPPTEGKQALFEVPIQDLHPTQLCVGMAEIVSRQGDFAEDDPKEQRQYLKRKPTPLVRSAAGELWMVDRHHRLRALLELDPKATAFGYVALEVPSADPAVVLAELHRRGWLYLYDGRGLGPQHPSVLPPTLLGTQDDPYRSLVWKLKREKVIASAPLIPFHEFRWGAWLRSRQLPPFSSAKLEPALPAARALARSQAPSQLAGWIGPG, translated from the coding sequence ATGGCTTTGCGTCTGCCTCCGTTTCATCCCCTGCCGCCCCCGACGGAGGGCAAACAGGCGCTGTTCGAGGTCCCTATTCAGGATCTGCATCCGACTCAGCTCTGTGTGGGCATGGCGGAGATCGTGAGCCGCCAAGGGGATTTTGCTGAGGATGACCCGAAAGAGCAGCGGCAGTACTTAAAGCGCAAACCCACGCCGCTGGTCCGCAGTGCCGCCGGTGAGCTCTGGATGGTGGATCGCCACCACCGTCTGCGGGCTCTGCTGGAGCTGGACCCCAAGGCCACGGCCTTTGGCTATGTCGCCCTCGAGGTGCCCAGCGCGGACCCCGCCGTTGTGCTCGCTGAGCTGCATCGCCGCGGCTGGCTCTACCTCTATGACGGCCGCGGCTTGGGGCCGCAGCACCCCTCCGTCCTGCCCCCGACCCTTCTTGGAACCCAGGACGATCCCTACCGCAGCTTGGTCTGGAAGTTGAAGCGCGAGAAGGTGATCGCGTCGGCGCCGCTGATTCCCTTCCACGAGTTCCGCTGGGGTGCCTGGCTGCGCAGTCGTCAATTGCCGCCCTTCAGCTCCGCCAAACTCGAGCCGGCTCTACCCGCCGCCCGGGCCCTGGCCCGCTCCCAGGCGCCCTCACAGCTGGCCGGTTGGATTGGTCCAGGCTGA
- a CDS encoding SgcJ/EcaC family oxidoreductase — MNSALAATCHSLSDTQVAALFDRWNEALATGDPAQVSALYQADALLLPTLSDQARTTTAGIEDYFKGFLSKHPTGRIDERVIQSDCNVAIDAGNYSFELDGQGWVQARYTFVYAYRDGEWRIEHHHSSLLP; from the coding sequence GTGAACAGTGCGCTGGCTGCGACCTGCCACTCCCTCTCGGACACCCAGGTCGCAGCCCTGTTCGACCGCTGGAACGAGGCCTTGGCCACAGGGGATCCAGCCCAGGTCAGCGCCCTCTACCAAGCCGATGCCCTGCTCCTGCCCACCCTCTCGGATCAGGCCCGCACCACGACAGCCGGGATCGAGGACTACTTCAAGGGCTTTTTGAGCAAACACCCCACCGGTCGCATTGATGAGCGGGTGATCCAGAGCGACTGCAACGTCGCCATCGATGCAGGCAACTACAGCTTTGAACTCGATGGCCAGGGCTGGGTGCAGGCCCGCTACACCTTTGTCTATGCCTACCGGGATGGGGAGTGGCGCATTGAGCACCACCACTCCTCGCTGCTGCCCTAG
- a CDS encoding helix-turn-helix domain-containing protein yields the protein MDRSAPNRAIDPADAAVMQALAAYVAENYASDLRMPDLAAHVHVSVRTLQNLFHSHCGEPPLKALRRFRLHQLHGLVMDRPWTPLRELYRQSGLTGSVADRDFFLEIYGLTIREHQEGSRVKTASPAVPSVLTELPKGELRYMLQLAA from the coding sequence TTGGATCGTTCTGCTCCAAACCGAGCCATCGATCCAGCGGACGCTGCGGTGATGCAGGCCTTGGCGGCTTATGTCGCGGAGAACTACGCGAGTGATCTGCGCATGCCGGACCTCGCGGCCCATGTGCATGTCAGTGTGCGCACCCTGCAGAACCTCTTCCATAGCCATTGCGGTGAACCACCGCTCAAGGCCCTGAGACGTTTCCGCTTGCATCAGCTCCACGGACTCGTCATGGACCGTCCCTGGACCCCCCTGCGGGAGCTCTATCGCCAATCCGGTTTGACCGGCTCGGTCGCCGATCGCGATTTTTTCCTCGAGATCTACGGCCTGACCATCCGTGAGCACCAGGAGGGCTCCCGGGTGAAAACGGCGTCTCCCGCCGTGCCGTCGGTGTTGACGGAGCTGCCCAAGGGGGAGCTGCGCTACATGCTCCAGCTGGCGGCCTAG
- a CDS encoding DUF427 domain-containing protein — translation MQASWNGTVIAESDDIVVVEGNPYFPRAALKQEFFRDSSHTSSCGWKGTCRYWDVVVNGEVNANCAWSYETPKPAAAEITERVAFWKGVKVS, via the coding sequence ATGCAAGCCAGCTGGAATGGAACTGTCATCGCCGAGAGCGACGACATCGTTGTGGTGGAGGGCAATCCCTATTTCCCCCGCGCGGCCCTCAAGCAGGAGTTCTTCCGCGACAGCAGCCACACCAGCAGCTGCGGTTGGAAAGGCACCTGTCGCTACTGGGATGTGGTGGTCAACGGTGAGGTCAATGCCAACTGCGCCTGGAGCTACGAGACCCCCAAGCCCGCTGCGGCTGAAATCACGGAACGGGTGGCCTTTTGGAAGGGGGTCAAGGTCAGCTGA
- a CDS encoding NCS2 family permease → MIVPDSSKPGPRWWVSGDLDGFLGLSLDNLIQILLILGLCRGVLGYPDALVFGTILPATGISLLIGNGAYALQAYRLAQREGRDDRTALPYGINTVSLFAYIFLVMLPVKLTALSQGLDEASAVELSWQAGLVACLGSGLIEACGAFCADWLRRWLPRAALLSTLAGIALGYIALGFLLRTYAQPLVGLAVLGVILATYYGKVRFPIPGGLLAVLVGSVLAWSSGLIDADPQRWAQEATQIGWRWPHLELGSLWAARGQLLPWLGVIVPMGLFNVLGSLQNIESAEAAGDRYPERSSLLINGLGTVVAAGMGSCFPTTIYIGHPGWKGMGARIGYSWLNGLLMGAACLLGLFGVVGQIVPIEAGMAIVLYIGLVITAQAFEATPRAHAAAVALGLMPGLAGWGALLIKAGLRAGGAGGPGTPFGPALLEGLQQSDVWAAGAFALEQGQIITAMLLAAMVVYAIEQRFKAACLTALVAAACSWFGVIHAWQFSASDTSLQLGWGTGAAWAQGYLAMAVVFAAASWRSGITKNGS, encoded by the coding sequence ATGATCGTGCCTGACTCGAGCAAGCCGGGACCGCGCTGGTGGGTCAGCGGCGACCTGGATGGCTTTCTGGGCTTGAGCCTGGACAACCTGATCCAGATCCTCTTGATCCTTGGGCTCTGCCGGGGGGTTCTGGGCTACCCCGATGCCCTGGTCTTTGGCACGATCCTGCCCGCCACGGGCATCAGCCTGCTGATCGGCAATGGCGCCTACGCCCTGCAGGCCTATCGGCTGGCGCAGCGGGAGGGGCGCGATGACCGCACGGCCCTGCCCTATGGCATCAACACGGTCAGCCTCTTCGCCTACATCTTTTTGGTGATGCTGCCGGTGAAACTCACCGCCTTGAGCCAGGGCCTCGATGAGGCCTCCGCCGTGGAGCTCTCCTGGCAGGCGGGTCTGGTGGCCTGCCTGGGCTCGGGCCTGATCGAAGCCTGCGGAGCCTTCTGCGCCGATTGGCTCCGGCGCTGGCTGCCGCGGGCGGCCCTGCTCTCCACCCTGGCCGGCATCGCGCTGGGCTACATCGCCTTGGGCTTCCTGCTGCGCACCTACGCCCAACCCCTGGTGGGGCTGGCGGTCTTGGGGGTGATCCTGGCCACCTACTACGGCAAGGTCCGCTTCCCGATCCCCGGCGGGCTGCTCGCGGTGCTGGTGGGCAGTGTCCTGGCCTGGAGCAGTGGCTTGATCGACGCTGATCCCCAGCGCTGGGCCCAGGAGGCGACCCAGATCGGCTGGCGCTGGCCCCACCTGGAGCTCGGCAGCCTCTGGGCGGCGCGCGGACAACTGCTGCCCTGGCTAGGGGTGATCGTGCCGATGGGCCTCTTCAACGTGCTGGGTTCCCTGCAGAACATCGAGAGCGCCGAGGCCGCCGGGGACCGCTACCCCGAGCGCAGCTCCCTCTTGATCAATGGCCTGGGCACCGTGGTCGCGGCGGGGATGGGGTCCTGCTTTCCGACCACGATCTACATCGGACATCCCGGCTGGAAAGGGATGGGGGCCCGCATCGGCTACTCCTGGTTGAACGGCCTCTTGATGGGGGCGGCCTGCCTGCTGGGGCTCTTTGGCGTCGTGGGCCAGATCGTGCCGATCGAAGCCGGAATGGCGATCGTCCTCTACATCGGTCTGGTGATCACCGCCCAGGCCTTTGAAGCCACCCCCCGCGCCCATGCCGCCGCGGTCGCCCTTGGGCTGATGCCCGGTCTGGCCGGGTGGGGGGCGCTGCTGATTAAGGCGGGGCTGCGGGCCGGCGGAGCCGGCGGTCCAGGCACCCCCTTCGGCCCAGCGCTGCTGGAGGGACTGCAGCAGTCCGATGTCTGGGCCGCCGGCGCCTTTGCCTTGGAGCAGGGGCAGATCATCACGGCGATGCTCCTGGCCGCGATGGTCGTCTACGCGATCGAACAACGCTTTAAAGCCGCCTGCCTGACGGCCCTGGTGGCCGCCGCCTGCTCCTGGTTCGGCGTGATCCATGCCTGGCAGTTCAGCGCCAGCGACACGAGCCTGCAGTTGGGCTGGGGCACAGGGGCGGCCTGGGCCCAGGGCTATCTGGCGATGGCCGTGGTCTTCGCCGCCGCCAGCTGGCGGAGCGGGATCACCAAAAACGGCTCATGA
- a CDS encoding DUF2808 domain-containing protein yields MAAWRASSAAACTALGLLLSGVADGLRPEAVSALELRGQTYFTNPPWKVDFTNYYWYVNQAQGEYYFTVTLAENAGAGLGGLVITQIRGVDRSFSLAPKRARAFIGRPRREGAAVPVEATFDQATRTLRAVFPEPPQPGQVVTLALLPPLNPTWADTYVFAVQALPAGPNPVPAPLGVARLEIMSRFW; encoded by the coding sequence ATGGCCGCTTGGAGAGCGTCATCGGCTGCCGCTTGTACGGCGCTGGGTTTGCTTCTCTCCGGGGTGGCGGATGGCCTCCGGCCTGAGGCCGTGTCGGCCCTTGAGCTCCGGGGGCAGACCTACTTCACGAATCCGCCCTGGAAGGTGGATTTCACCAACTACTACTGGTACGTCAACCAGGCCCAGGGGGAGTACTACTTCACGGTCACCCTCGCTGAGAACGCGGGAGCTGGTTTGGGGGGGCTGGTGATCACGCAGATCCGCGGCGTGGATCGCAGCTTCTCGCTGGCGCCCAAGCGGGCCCGGGCCTTCATCGGCCGCCCCCGCCGGGAAGGGGCCGCCGTACCCGTGGAGGCAACCTTTGATCAGGCGACCCGGACCCTGCGGGCGGTCTTCCCCGAGCCTCCCCAGCCGGGGCAGGTGGTGACCCTGGCGCTCCTGCCCCCCCTCAATCCCACCTGGGCCGATACCTATGTCTTTGCCGTGCAGGCCCTGCCGGCGGGGCCGAATCCGGTGCCGGCTCCCTTGGGGGTCGCCCGGCTTGAAATCATGAGCCGTTTTTGGTGA